The genomic region TCCGGCTCGCGACTGGCGCCCCGGACGGCGCTGTTTGCAGCGCTCGTCCTTCTTTTCTGGTTTCCGCCAGGCTTCCCACTCTATTCCCAAGATGATCCATTTCCGCTTTCTGCCGAGGCCTATCTGCACCGGCTGCAAACCGCCGGCGCCGATACGCTGCGCGAGGAGTACGAAGCCGAATTTGTCATCTTGCTGGAGGAGAATGAGAGGAAAGTTTATCAAGCTTTGTCCTTGCCGCAGCGCCGGGATTACATCGCGCTGTACTGGCGGCTGCGCGATCCTGATCCGTTCACACCCGTCAACGAAAGGCTGGAGGAACATTTGCGACGCCGCGTGCACGCGCGCGAGCAGTTTCATCTCGACAAGCCGCCGTATTTCGACGACCGCGGCAAAATCTATTTGAAATACGGCCGCCCAAAATTTCGCTACATCGATCCCGGGGGCGTGAACATGACCATCACCCAGGATTTGTCGCTGCTGGTGCCCGACGGCGGCTTCGCGCCAGAACAGGTGGTTTTTGACAGCACCGGCATTCGACGCATTTCGCAAACCAACCCGCCGCATCCCTGGGAAAGAACCGCGGCGATGCTGCCGCCGGGAAGCGTTTCAGTTTTGGCAAATGAAACCTGGAGCTACGACCATATTCACCCCGGTTTGGTGTTCAATTTTGTGCAACAAGGCCAACACTTCAAGCAGACGCCGGATTTGCGGAGCGCCATCAACGGCGGCCGGATGCAGCATCGCCTGTTGCAAGCCGCCGCGCTTTATTTGCAGCGGCAGACGATTTCGCCGGCTTATTTCGAGCTGGCGAGAGATTTGGAAACCATCGGCCAGGAAATGCGCTCGCCGACCGGCGGCATATCGTCGCAACGGGTGGAGGATAAAATTTATCGCGCCGTGACGCAGACAACTTCCGACGTCAAACAGGCGATGCATGAAGCGCCACCGGAAGCTTTTATTTACAAAGTCAAAACCGAGGCATTGCCTTTTGTCGCCGACATTGCGCAGTTTCGTGGCGAGCAGAATCAAACCCGCGTGGCGATTGGCTTCGGCGTCAATCTCGGCGAGATCGGCATGGCCGCCGATTCGAGCGGGAATTGGCTTTCGCGGGTAAATTACGCTTACGTGTTGCACAATCATTTGGGCGAAACGTTGGCCAGAGCGAATCAACAGCAAATCATTCCAATGGCGGCCTCGGGCGCCGCGTCGGTATTGGGCTCGGTGGGGGTGATGGAATTTCATTGCGGCCCCGGAGTTTATATCTTGTCCCTGCAGGCCGCGGCCGCGAATGGCGTTTATAAAAGTCTCTCCCGGCTGCCCTTCACCGTGCGGGATTTTCGCGGCAGCCAGCTCATGTTGAGCGATATTCAGTTTTTTCTGCAAATTGCCGTCGCGGCCTCTTCAGCCGATGCCGCGCGCGAGGCCGCAACGAAACCTGTTTTATATCCGTTTGGCGTGGCGTTGAAATCACTGCCGCTGCTTATTTCTTTCGAAATTTACAATTTGACGGCCATCGGTTTGGATAAAAATTATCAGATTGATTACCGCATTGCCGAAGTCAAACGTGATCAAAATCTGTTGAGCAAGTTGAGTCAGCCTTTCAGCAAACAAGATGAGATTTCCATCACGA from candidate division KSB1 bacterium harbors:
- a CDS encoding GWxTD domain-containing protein; translation: MYPFECRCPEASGSRLAPRTALFAALVLLFWFPPGFPLYSQDDPFPLSAEAYLHRLQTAGADTLREEYEAEFVILLEENERKVYQALSLPQRRDYIALYWRLRDPDPFTPVNERLEEHLRRRVHAREQFHLDKPPYFDDRGKIYLKYGRPKFRYIDPGGVNMTITQDLSLLVPDGGFAPEQVVFDSTGIRRISQTNPPHPWERTAAMLPPGSVSVLANETWSYDHIHPGLVFNFVQQGQHFKQTPDLRSAINGGRMQHRLLQAAALYLQRQTISPAYFELARDLETIGQEMRSPTGGISSQRVEDKIYRAVTQTTSDVKQAMHEAPPEAFIYKVKTEALPFVADIAQFRGEQNQTRVAIGFGVNLGEIGMAADSSGNWLSRVNYAYVLHNHLGETLARANQQQIIPMAASGAASVLGSVGVMEFHCGPGVYILSLQAAAANGVYKSLSRLPFTVRDFRGSQLMLSDIQFFLQIAVAASSADAAREAATKPVLYPFGVALKSLPLLISFEIYNLTAIGLDKNYQIDYRIAEVKRDQNLLSKLSQPFSKQDEISITISEIRTVTQPMARESLSLSLEKLRPGSYQLDITVRAVDNAAILAKAAKQFVLAGE